In Candidatus Limnocylindria bacterium, the following proteins share a genomic window:
- a CDS encoding response regulator: MARVLVIEDEANNLDVAQRIIRAAGHEALIAMDGQSGLDIARAQHPDAILVDLLLPRIDGWAVTRKLREEPWAARIPIIAVSALAMQQDRQRAIDAGCDDFVSKPYAPAELRAVLARFLPENAPLALGTRRQDAAVAPVQRLGTVLAVDDEPANLDLISRRLAALGCAVLRASSGEQALAIAERDHPDLVLLDVMMPGIDGWETCRRLKVNASTAAIPVIFVTAKDQTDDVVTGFEAGGVDYVAKPFEPVELAARVRSALFTKRLQDELRASNEELRKVERSRQELIGMLGHDIRNLANSVVAFLQLVGMGQLDPSRPEFTELLGLSESNVSEMLRMVNALLDVYKLEEGRLEAVPQAMRLEDLTRKSISQVKPEARAKNITVTSEVGDATVFVDDGLVVRVLTNLLANAVKHTPSGGKVRVEARKADEGSDFVLIRVSDTGPGITTTDAPNVFDRFYQGPSGRSRGGTGLGLAFCRLAVALHGGTIRVANPGEAGAIIDLTLPAAAADHVVVTA; encoded by the coding sequence GTGGCTCGCGTTCTCGTCATCGAGGACGAGGCCAACAACCTCGACGTCGCGCAGCGCATCATCCGCGCGGCCGGTCACGAGGCGCTCATCGCGATGGATGGCCAGAGCGGCCTCGACATCGCGCGCGCCCAGCACCCCGACGCGATCCTCGTAGACCTGCTGCTGCCGCGAATCGACGGGTGGGCCGTCACTCGCAAGCTGCGCGAAGAGCCTTGGGCGGCGCGCATCCCGATCATCGCCGTGTCGGCGCTCGCGATGCAGCAAGACCGGCAACGCGCGATCGACGCAGGCTGCGATGACTTCGTGTCCAAGCCGTACGCCCCGGCCGAACTGCGCGCGGTGCTCGCGCGCTTCCTGCCCGAGAATGCCCCGCTCGCTCTGGGGACGAGGCGACAGGACGCGGCCGTGGCGCCGGTCCAGCGCCTCGGCACCGTTCTCGCCGTCGACGACGAGCCGGCGAACCTCGATCTCATCTCGCGCCGTCTCGCGGCCCTGGGCTGCGCGGTATTGCGCGCGTCCAGCGGCGAACAGGCGCTCGCGATCGCCGAGCGCGACCATCCCGATCTCGTCCTGCTCGACGTGATGATGCCCGGCATAGACGGCTGGGAGACCTGCCGCCGGCTCAAGGTGAACGCGAGCACCGCGGCTATCCCGGTGATCTTCGTCACGGCGAAGGATCAGACCGACGATGTCGTCACTGGCTTCGAGGCCGGCGGCGTCGACTATGTCGCAAAGCCATTCGAGCCCGTCGAGCTCGCCGCCCGCGTGCGCAGCGCCCTCTTCACGAAGCGGCTACAGGATGAGCTCCGCGCCAGCAACGAAGAGCTCAGGAAGGTCGAGCGCTCGCGTCAGGAGCTCATTGGGATGCTCGGCCACGACATCCGGAACCTGGCCAACAGCGTCGTTGCCTTCCTCCAGCTCGTCGGCATGGGTCAGCTCGACCCGTCGCGGCCCGAGTTCACCGAGCTGCTCGGCCTTTCCGAATCGAACGTCAGCGAGATGCTGCGGATGGTCAATGCTCTTCTCGATGTCTACAAGCTCGAGGAGGGGCGTCTCGAGGCGGTGCCCCAGGCGATGCGTCTTGAGGACCTCACGCGCAAGAGCATCTCCCAGGTGAAACCTGAAGCTCGCGCGAAGAACATCACCGTCACGAGCGAAGTTGGTGATGCGACGGTCTTCGTCGACGACGGTCTCGTCGTCCGTGTGCTCACGAATCTGCTCGCGAACGCGGTCAAGCACACACCTTCCGGCGGCAAGGTCCGCGTCGAAGCCCGAAAGGCCGACGAGGGATCCGACTTCGTTCTGATCCGCGTATCCGACACGGGCCCCGGTATCACGACGACCGATGCTCCGAACGTGTTCGACCGGTTCTATCAGGGCCCCAGCGGTCGGAGCCGCGGTGGGACGGGCCTCGGTCTCGCGTTCTGCCGGCTCGCCGTTGCGCTGCACGGTGGCACCATCCGCGTCGCCAATCCCGGAGAGGCCGGCGCGATCATCGACCTCACGCTGCCTGCGGCGGCCGCCGATCACGTGGTTGTCACGGCATGA
- a CDS encoding ornithine cyclodeaminase family protein — translation MLVLDKREVESLLDPDALRAAVAAALSDLSAGRASMPTRIAALVAERDALLAAMPAYLPSAGALTTKLVSLFPRNTDRPTHQAVIVAFDPLTGTPAALMDGEAITAARTAAGSALATDLLARKDAKTLAVLGAGVQARAHLRALTRVRRFREILIGARDLEKAKNLAREVAAETGLPVRAASFADAVRAADVVCACTHSAEPVVRRQWLRPGTHVNSVGYNTAGREVDGETVAAALVVIESRAAALAPPPGGSNDLLWPIRDGLIDAKHIHAELGEVVSGARPGRADATQLTLYKSVGVAVEDAAAAALVLRLARGRGIGRTIEI, via the coding sequence GTGCTCGTCCTGGATAAGCGCGAGGTCGAATCGCTGCTTGATCCGGACGCCCTGCGCGCCGCCGTGGCCGCGGCCCTATCCGATCTCTCGGCCGGACGAGCCTCGATGCCCACTCGCATCGCCGCCCTCGTCGCCGAGCGCGACGCGCTGCTGGCGGCGATGCCGGCGTACCTGCCGAGCGCCGGCGCGCTCACGACGAAGCTCGTTTCGCTCTTTCCGCGCAACACCGATCGGCCGACGCATCAGGCCGTGATCGTCGCCTTCGATCCGCTGACCGGAACGCCAGCGGCACTCATGGACGGCGAGGCCATCACCGCGGCGCGGACCGCCGCGGGTTCCGCGCTCGCCACCGATCTGCTCGCTCGGAAGGACGCCAAGACGCTCGCAGTCCTCGGTGCGGGCGTGCAGGCGCGCGCGCATCTTCGCGCGCTGACGCGCGTGCGCCGGTTCCGCGAGATCCTCATCGGCGCCCGAGACCTCGAAAAGGCCAAGAACCTCGCGCGCGAGGTCGCGGCAGAGACAGGCCTCCCCGTTCGCGCCGCGTCATTCGCCGATGCCGTGCGCGCCGCCGACGTCGTGTGCGCGTGCACGCATAGCGCGGAGCCGGTCGTGCGTCGCCAGTGGCTGCGTCCCGGTACGCACGTGAACTCCGTCGGTTACAACACCGCGGGCCGCGAGGTCGATGGCGAGACTGTCGCGGCGGCGCTGGTCGTGATCGAATCGCGCGCCGCCGCGCTCGCGCCACCGCCGGGCGGTTCGAACGATCTCCTCTGGCCGATCCGCGACGGACTCATCGACGCGAAACACATCCACGCCGAGCTAGGCGAGGTCGTGTCCGGCGCGCGTCCCGGTCGCGCCGATGCAACGCAGCTGACGCTCTACAAGTCCGTGGGCGTGGCCGTCGAAGACGCAGCCGCGGCGGCGCTCGTGTTGCGGCTCGCGCGCGGGCGCGGCATCGGAAGGACGATCGAGATCTAG
- a CDS encoding response regulator translates to MAKLLIADDLVPIRQMVRITLSTQGWTILEAKNGTEALELARAETPDLVLLDVDMGPGPNGFEVCRQLKSEPGTKDIPVVMLTAHESESDKKTGFSVGATQYLTKPFGPLELIDTIRGILAHS, encoded by the coding sequence ATGGCAAAACTCCTTATCGCAGACGACCTCGTACCCATCCGCCAGATGGTCCGGATCACCCTGTCGACGCAGGGCTGGACGATCCTCGAGGCCAAGAACGGCACCGAGGCGCTCGAGCTCGCACGTGCCGAGACGCCCGACCTGGTCCTCCTCGACGTCGACATGGGGCCCGGACCGAACGGCTTCGAGGTCTGCCGGCAGCTCAAGTCCGAGCCGGGCACGAAGGACATCCCGGTCGTGATGCTGACGGCGCATGAGAGCGAGAGCGACAAGAAGACCGGATTCTCGGTCGGTGCGACGCAGTACCTCACCAAGCCCTTCGGGCCGCTCGAGCTCATCGACACTATCCGCGGGATCCTCGCGCACAGCTGA
- a CDS encoding DUF2277 domain-containing protein yields the protein MCRSIKTLRGTAPATEEEVRAAALQFVRKISGFRAPAPANAQAFDAAVAEIAASSERLLHRLPAKRSRPAATPTDV from the coding sequence ATGTGTCGAAGCATCAAGACCCTCCGTGGCACAGCTCCCGCGACCGAAGAAGAGGTCCGGGCGGCGGCGCTCCAGTTCGTCCGCAAGATCAGCGGATTCAGGGCACCGGCGCCCGCAAACGCCCAGGCTTTCGATGCGGCGGTCGCGGAGATCGCGGCGTCCTCTGAGCGGCTCCTGCACCGCCTGCCGGCCAAGCGCAGCCGTCCCGCAGCTACCCCAACTGACGTATAG
- a CDS encoding VTC domain-containing protein translates to MKNIVLDAGSDTERRNEHRFLVNESVARLALRTSGTYLGLDRDDRPYQWSTTAYLDTYGWSVFRAAEAGKALQIRVREYHRTRPNEILAGGTVYLEMKDDSASTSFKERYEVPTMSLPAYLRGEQKMPRDKNGLVERAERTIADGVRPVVVTQYNRIAYSAPDGSMRITADHNLMYLAVPWVTNDASSMPCRIGPVIAREPGVIIEVKWFQELPRWADELYSYIRDHMVNERPSKFVVAMRHLLGEEQTGLAT, encoded by the coding sequence ATGAAGAACATCGTTCTCGACGCAGGCAGCGACACCGAGCGTCGCAACGAGCACCGCTTCCTGGTGAACGAGTCCGTCGCGCGCCTCGCGCTCCGCACGAGCGGAACCTACCTCGGGCTCGATCGTGACGACCGCCCATACCAGTGGTCGACGACCGCGTACCTCGATACGTACGGTTGGAGCGTGTTCCGCGCGGCCGAGGCGGGAAAGGCACTCCAGATCCGCGTCCGCGAATATCACCGGACACGGCCGAACGAGATCCTGGCCGGCGGGACCGTCTATCTCGAGATGAAGGACGACTCCGCCAGCACGTCGTTCAAGGAGCGCTACGAGGTGCCGACGATGTCCCTGCCCGCGTATCTCCGCGGCGAGCAGAAGATGCCGCGGGACAAGAACGGGCTCGTCGAGCGCGCGGAGCGCACGATCGCGGACGGCGTGCGACCGGTCGTGGTGACGCAGTACAACCGCATCGCGTACTCGGCGCCCGACGGAAGCATGCGCATCACCGCGGATCACAACCTGATGTATCTCGCCGTCCCGTGGGTGACGAACGACGCGAGCTCGATGCCCTGCCGCATCGGCCCGGTCATCGCGCGCGAGCCGGGCGTGATCATAGAAGTGAAGTGGTTCCAGGAACTGCCTCGCTGGGCGGATGAGCTCTATTCCTACATCCGCGACCACATGGTGAACGAGCGACCTTCGAAGTTCGTCGTCGCGATGCGTCACCTTCTCGGCGAAGAGCAGACAGGTCTCGCGACATGA
- a CDS encoding substrate-binding domain-containing protein gives MTLLHKSLKLILVALLVASCGGASPIATKSTPDPLAGTFVTKGGGGALDAVRALTSGFSEVHPTVLWQGLDDVGSDAGVSLTVNGTVDLGFISRDLRAAEKGTVESVPIGASGTGVGVNASSVVKALTKDQVAKIFTGQITDWKDVGGSPGKIRVLLREPESSTRSAFESYFFGATKPVYSKDAVEVFQIDETLKAIGSFKDSIGMMTMNAKAFSTADVRLLTIDNVAATKETLANGTYPIRRPLFFVYNPEPAKVKPTIKAFIDFVKGPEGQKILAGI, from the coding sequence ATGACGCTCCTACATAAATCTCTGAAACTGATCCTCGTGGCGCTGCTGGTGGCGAGCTGCGGCGGCGCAAGTCCCATCGCGACAAAGTCGACCCCGGATCCGCTGGCCGGCACCTTCGTCACCAAGGGCGGCGGCGGGGCGCTCGATGCCGTCAGGGCGCTCACGAGTGGCTTCTCTGAAGTGCACCCCACGGTGCTCTGGCAGGGACTTGACGACGTTGGCTCGGACGCCGGCGTGTCGCTCACCGTGAATGGCACCGTGGATCTCGGCTTCATCAGCCGTGATCTTCGAGCGGCGGAAAAGGGCACTGTCGAGAGTGTGCCGATCGGCGCATCCGGTACCGGCGTCGGTGTGAACGCGTCGAGCGTGGTCAAGGCGCTTACCAAGGACCAGGTCGCGAAGATCTTCACTGGCCAGATCACCGACTGGAAGGACGTCGGTGGTTCTCCAGGCAAGATCCGCGTGCTGCTGCGCGAGCCCGAGTCTTCAACCCGTTCGGCCTTCGAGTCGTACTTCTTCGGCGCGACGAAGCCGGTCTACTCGAAAGACGCGGTCGAGGTCTTCCAGATCGACGAGACGCTCAAGGCCATCGGGTCCTTCAAAGACTCGATCGGAATGATGACCATGAACGCGAAGGCCTTCAGCACTGCTGACGTACGGTTGCTGACGATCGACAACGTCGCCGCCACCAAGGAGACACTGGCGAATGGCACGTATCCCATCCGCCGTCCCCTGTTCTTCGTGTACAACCCGGAGCCGGCGAAAGTGAAGCCAACCATCAAGGCTTTCATCGACTTCGTGAAGGGCCCCGAAGGGCAGAAGATCCTGGCCGGCATCTAG
- a CDS encoding HD domain-containing phosphohydrolase: MTPLPGTAKKATSVVVVEDDPASADVLQRRLQANGMKVAVGRDGGQGLALVRELVPDLVLLDVMLPDTDGYDVCLRIKSDGAIAHIPVIFLSARGEVVDKVRGLSCGAADYVTKPWNAAELLARIDAVLLQTRNARPPRLEPLAARPQRARPMAAVSLKDGARRATAEKLLASRFDIAKDGADAVDLVLIDEGVAPDAGLVDGGTAVLVIARGSETPATEFARLDGELSRHADLLVREMRLVRDMGAAADALITLATSLEAHDRFMMGHSERVAARSVSIAQVLGLDQVAIGTIRLGALLRDVGNAKLPPPIVVKAGELTPHEREAIEQHPLLGEELLRHVSPLAPILPIVRWHHERLDGGGYPDHLTAEKIPLEVRIVSVADRFEALLVDRPDRPAVTEQEAVRILQGAVGRGELDPAAVAALAAQVRSARSPEVEQ, encoded by the coding sequence ATGACGCCCCTGCCCGGCACCGCGAAGAAGGCCACGAGCGTCGTGGTGGTGGAAGACGACCCGGCGTCCGCCGATGTCCTTCAGCGCCGCCTGCAGGCGAACGGCATGAAGGTCGCCGTTGGGCGCGACGGCGGCCAGGGCCTCGCGCTGGTACGCGAGCTCGTCCCCGACCTTGTACTGCTGGACGTGATGCTGCCGGACACCGACGGCTACGACGTCTGCCTGCGCATCAAGAGCGACGGCGCGATCGCGCACATCCCGGTGATCTTCCTCTCGGCCCGCGGCGAGGTCGTCGACAAGGTGCGTGGCCTCTCGTGCGGCGCCGCGGACTACGTCACAAAACCGTGGAACGCGGCTGAGCTCCTCGCCCGAATCGACGCTGTGCTCCTCCAGACGCGGAACGCCCGTCCGCCGCGGCTCGAGCCGCTGGCGGCACGTCCCCAGCGCGCCCGGCCGATGGCCGCGGTCTCGCTGAAGGATGGGGCGCGGCGCGCCACGGCAGAGAAGCTGCTCGCGTCGCGGTTTGACATAGCGAAGGACGGGGCGGACGCCGTTGACCTCGTTCTCATCGACGAAGGTGTGGCGCCCGACGCGGGCCTCGTGGATGGCGGCACCGCCGTTCTCGTCATCGCGCGGGGCTCGGAGACACCCGCCACCGAGTTCGCGCGGCTGGACGGCGAGCTTTCGCGACACGCGGATCTGCTCGTGCGCGAGATGCGCCTCGTGCGCGACATGGGCGCCGCGGCGGACGCGCTCATCACGCTCGCGACGTCGCTCGAGGCGCACGATCGATTCATGATGGGCCACAGCGAACGCGTCGCGGCACGCTCCGTCTCCATCGCGCAGGTGCTCGGGCTCGACCAGGTCGCGATCGGCACGATCCGACTCGGCGCGCTCCTTCGCGATGTCGGCAACGCGAAGCTGCCACCGCCGATCGTCGTCAAGGCCGGCGAGCTCACGCCACACGAGCGCGAGGCGATCGAGCAGCATCCGCTCCTGGGCGAAGAGCTCCTCAGGCACGTGTCGCCACTCGCGCCGATCCTGCCGATCGTTCGCTGGCACCACGAGCGTCTCGACGGCGGTGGGTATCCGGATCACCTCACGGCCGAGAAGATCCCGCTCGAGGTCCGCATCGTGAGCGTGGCCGATCGGTTCGAAGCGCTGCTCGTCGATCGCCCGGACCGCCCCGCGGTCACCGAGCAGGAGGCCGTTCGCATTCTTCAGGGCGCCGTCGGTCGCGGCGAGCTTGATCCGGCCGCCGTCGCTGCACTTGCCGCGCAGGTGCGGTCCGCTCGAAGCCCGGAAGTCGAGCAATGA
- a CDS encoding ATP-binding protein — protein sequence MRFFTQLFAPSLLRALVGRTVAVAIGALVVLAAVALYESNELVTRQFEDEANVVAVAAKNDIQDQKDLALKAAQLMAGLDTTRALAEAKDRQSLEAFLLPQKSRLRVDFMSVSDIDGHLIAGAQDFVPGETLLPQILTDALAGAQQSWVLTDEPAHGLVIRAIWEIRSNKDGEKIGFLEVGTILGNDYLKAINTKSDAQIALIWNGKVRAYTTEIPDGVAFPTLEQVDGAPGDVVAQDVKIGERNFYGIFRVIGQRATLGVLAVLLPVDALNNSQRALLVIMFVLAAGLIGLVTFFAYRSATAMTKPLEDLAAAAQQIEAGDLGVRIRQRSHHEIGTLERAFDTMARSLSERQRAQEEYMAEVRTVNEVADAVVGVTDRERIFAESLSRMVALFHADGASIVIREDAPGAPMGSGGRLIAPTTIGVTADTAVMLATRVLVNPVYDPNQIQHLHVPQTPLPYVAHIPLSARGRAAGLLSAYFKGPREITDTEARALRTIARLVSVAKENADLVNELKDNNLQLERANRLKSEFLASVSHELRTPMNAIIGYTKLMLDGLDGDLTEQQTADLERVVQAADNLLGLINGLLDLAKIEAGKMELNIEEVDIPLVIDDVIELMRAHADAKSLTLRADVAISLPAAWADRARIRQVLVNLMANAVKFTEHGGVTVRATIVDGWITIAVVDTGVGIPPEAQTYIFDEFRQVDASTTRRYGGTGLGLAISKRLIALHGGRIWVESTVGAGSTFLFTLPVRVRATALTEGPLTGAAARS from the coding sequence GTGCGTTTCTTCACGCAACTCTTCGCGCCGAGTCTGCTACGCGCCCTCGTCGGTCGGACGGTGGCAGTGGCCATAGGCGCCCTTGTGGTTCTCGCGGCCGTCGCCCTGTACGAGTCCAACGAGCTCGTCACGAGGCAGTTCGAAGACGAGGCGAACGTGGTCGCCGTCGCCGCGAAGAACGACATTCAGGATCAGAAAGACCTCGCCCTGAAGGCTGCCCAGCTGATGGCAGGCCTGGACACCACTCGCGCGCTTGCAGAGGCCAAGGACCGCCAGAGCCTTGAGGCGTTCCTCCTACCGCAGAAATCGCGTCTGCGCGTCGACTTCATGAGCGTGTCGGACATCGATGGCCATCTCATCGCCGGTGCGCAGGACTTTGTGCCAGGCGAGACCCTTCTCCCGCAGATCCTCACCGACGCCCTGGCCGGCGCGCAGCAGTCCTGGGTCCTGACCGACGAACCCGCGCACGGTCTGGTCATCCGCGCGATCTGGGAGATCCGCAGCAACAAGGACGGCGAGAAGATCGGCTTCCTCGAGGTCGGCACGATCCTGGGGAACGACTACCTGAAGGCGATCAACACCAAGAGCGACGCGCAGATCGCACTCATCTGGAACGGCAAAGTGCGCGCATACACAACGGAGATCCCCGACGGAGTCGCGTTCCCCACGTTGGAGCAGGTCGACGGTGCTCCGGGCGACGTGGTCGCCCAAGACGTAAAGATCGGTGAACGGAACTTCTACGGGATCTTCCGGGTCATCGGCCAGCGGGCAACTCTTGGCGTTCTCGCGGTCTTGCTCCCGGTCGACGCGCTCAACAACTCGCAGCGCGCGTTGCTCGTCATCATGTTCGTGCTCGCAGCGGGCCTCATCGGGCTGGTCACGTTCTTCGCCTATCGCTCGGCGACGGCGATGACCAAGCCGTTGGAAGATCTCGCCGCCGCGGCACAGCAGATCGAGGCCGGCGACCTTGGAGTGCGCATCCGGCAGCGGTCGCATCATGAGATCGGCACGCTCGAGCGAGCCTTCGACACGATGGCCAGATCGCTGAGCGAACGTCAGCGTGCCCAAGAGGAATACATGGCCGAGGTGCGCACCGTGAACGAGGTCGCCGACGCGGTCGTCGGTGTCACCGACCGCGAGCGCATCTTCGCTGAGTCGCTGTCCCGCATGGTCGCGCTGTTCCACGCGGACGGCGCATCGATCGTGATCCGCGAGGACGCGCCTGGCGCGCCGATGGGTTCGGGCGGCCGCCTGATCGCGCCGACGACGATCGGTGTCACCGCGGACACGGCGGTGATGCTCGCCACACGGGTCTTGGTGAATCCGGTCTACGACCCGAACCAGATCCAGCATCTGCACGTGCCGCAGACTCCGCTGCCCTACGTCGCGCACATCCCGCTGTCAGCGCGCGGCCGCGCCGCGGGTCTCCTGTCGGCGTACTTCAAGGGACCGCGCGAGATCACCGACACCGAGGCGCGCGCGCTGCGGACGATCGCCCGGCTCGTCAGCGTCGCCAAGGAGAACGCGGACCTGGTCAACGAGCTGAAGGACAACAACCTGCAGCTCGAGCGCGCCAACCGGCTGAAGAGCGAGTTCCTCGCGTCCGTCAGCCACGAGCTGCGCACGCCGATGAACGCGATCATCGGGTATACGAAGCTGATGCTCGATGGGCTCGACGGCGATCTCACCGAGCAGCAGACCGCGGATCTCGAGCGCGTCGTGCAGGCGGCGGACAACCTGCTCGGCCTCATCAACGGACTTCTCGACCTCGCGAAGATCGAGGCCGGCAAGATGGAGCTCAACATCGAGGAGGTCGATATCCCCCTCGTGATCGACGACGTCATCGAGCTCATGCGTGCGCACGCGGATGCGAAATCTCTGACCCTGCGCGCCGATGTCGCGATCTCTTTGCCCGCGGCGTGGGCGGACCGGGCGCGCATCCGTCAGGTGCTCGTCAACCTCATGGCAAATGCGGTGAAGTTCACCGAACACGGCGGAGTGACGGTCCGCGCGACCATCGTCGATGGCTGGATCACCATCGCGGTCGTGGACACCGGCGTGGGGATCCCACCGGAGGCGCAGACGTACATCTTCGACGAGTTCCGCCAGGTCGACGCATCCACGACGCGCCGCTACGGCGGCACCGGACTGGGATTGGCCATCTCGAAGCGGCTCATCGCCCTGCATGGCGGCCGCATCTGGGTGGAGAGCACCGTCGGCGCCGGCAGCACGTTCCTCTTCACGCTGCCGGTCCGGGTGCGCGCCACGGCGCTGACCGAGGGTCCCCTGACGGGCGCGGCGGCGAGGTCATGA
- a CDS encoding response regulator transcription factor → MSDAIRVMIVDDERLFAELLRVGMRSASDIDVVAVAHDVRSAIAALDEARPDVVLADYHLPDGTGADLARAVRSTMPKTAIVVLTGDPSAFTLADVARSGAVGHLTKERGFNDVVGAVRAAAAGEVLFSSSELQRLLLSERSEPATAIEPLTPRELEVLYLLATGASTAAAAASLGISTATLRAHVQAVLRKLGAHSRLEAVAEAARLGLVTLDSWTRQGPTSPRGGKVLARGA, encoded by the coding sequence ATGAGCGACGCGATCCGCGTGATGATCGTTGACGACGAACGGCTCTTCGCCGAGCTCCTTCGGGTCGGGATGCGCAGCGCCAGCGACATCGACGTCGTGGCGGTCGCGCATGACGTGCGGAGCGCGATCGCAGCCCTGGACGAGGCGCGACCCGATGTCGTACTCGCCGATTACCACCTGCCCGACGGGACCGGCGCGGATCTCGCGCGCGCGGTCCGCTCGACGATGCCGAAGACGGCCATCGTCGTGCTCACCGGCGACCCCAGCGCGTTCACGCTCGCGGACGTCGCGCGGTCCGGCGCGGTCGGCCACCTTACGAAAGAGCGCGGCTTCAACGACGTCGTCGGCGCGGTGCGCGCGGCAGCGGCAGGCGAGGTGCTCTTCTCATCGAGCGAGCTCCAGCGCCTGTTGCTCTCGGAACGCAGTGAGCCCGCGACGGCCATCGAGCCACTCACGCCGCGCGAGCTCGAGGTCCTCTATCTCCTCGCCACGGGCGCGAGCACCGCGGCAGCCGCGGCATCACTCGGCATCTCCACAGCGACCCTTCGCGCACACGTTCAGGCGGTGCTTCGCAAGCTCGGCGCGCACTCACGCCTCGAGGCCGTCGCGGAGGCCGCTCGGCTCGGCCTGGTGACCCTCGATTCGTGGACACGCCAGGGGCCGACCTCCCCGCGCGGGGGGAAAGTGCTAGCCCGTGGGGCTTAA
- a CDS encoding HD-GYP domain-containing protein, with the protein MPPASSTVAGEVFRQLLQQAIRVADQANSQAVRMASDFAEVYRREQSVRLEYETKLRELRLLERQSTRYAEDLAEMLRSERERREQLETALEAERVANEELRRTGLQGISHLLLAATIKDQTTGAHLLRVRKYVEAIGTRLGLPAQVVEEFGYSSVMHDVGKIHTPDHILQSEHHLSSQEFEVIKQHCIDGEVMLGEARFFETARAIAREHHERWDGRGYPDGKKGDAISLAARIVSVADVFDALTSKRPYKTAWTIEEGMAAVIAGSGAQFDPEVVATFQSLQADGSIERVRQEVATAQLD; encoded by the coding sequence ATGCCGCCGGCGAGTTCGACCGTCGCCGGCGAGGTGTTCCGCCAATTGCTCCAGCAGGCGATCCGCGTGGCCGATCAGGCGAACTCTCAAGCAGTGCGGATGGCGAGCGACTTCGCCGAGGTCTACCGACGCGAACAGTCGGTGCGCCTCGAGTACGAGACGAAGCTGCGCGAGTTGCGCCTCCTCGAACGGCAGAGCACGCGTTACGCGGAGGATCTCGCGGAGATGCTGCGCAGTGAGCGCGAGCGCCGCGAGCAGCTCGAGACCGCGCTCGAGGCCGAGCGCGTCGCGAACGAGGAGCTCCGGCGGACCGGTCTGCAGGGCATCAGCCACCTGCTCCTTGCCGCGACGATCAAGGACCAGACCACCGGCGCGCATCTGCTTCGCGTTCGCAAATATGTCGAAGCCATCGGCACCCGCCTCGGACTACCTGCGCAGGTCGTCGAAGAGTTCGGCTACTCGAGCGTGATGCACGACGTAGGCAAGATCCATACGCCGGATCACATCCTCCAGAGCGAGCATCACCTCTCGAGCCAGGAGTTCGAGGTCATCAAGCAGCACTGCATCGATGGCGAGGTGATGCTCGGTGAGGCGCGCTTCTTCGAGACGGCCCGCGCGATCGCGCGCGAGCATCACGAACGTTGGGACGGACGCGGCTACCCCGATGGCAAGAAGGGCGACGCGATCTCGCTGGCCGCGCGCATCGTCTCCGTCGCCGATGTCTTCGACGCGCTCACCTCGAAGCGGCCGTACAAGACCGCGTGGACGATCGAGGAGGGCATGGCCGCGGTCATCGCCGGCTCCGGAGCGCAGTTCGATCCCGAGGTCGTCGCGACCTTCCAGTCCCTGCAGGCCGACGGCAGCATCGAGCGGGTCAGGCAGGAGGTCGCGACCGCGCAGCTCGACTGA
- a CDS encoding YkvA family protein: MRQRARDIKRDTYAVYLACRDPRTPWYAKVFAGGVVAYALSPIDLIPDFIPVLGYLDDLILVPLGIALAVKMIPDAVLVECRARAQAASERPTNRKAAAIIVTIWIAAAGLLIWLAYRAFA; encoded by the coding sequence CTGAGGCAGCGAGCGCGCGACATCAAGCGCGACACGTATGCCGTATACCTCGCCTGCCGCGATCCGCGCACGCCCTGGTACGCGAAGGTATTCGCCGGTGGCGTCGTGGCCTATGCGCTCAGTCCGATCGACCTGATACCTGACTTCATACCCGTGCTCGGGTACCTCGATGACCTGATCCTCGTGCCACTCGGCATCGCTCTCGCAGTGAAGATGATCCCGGACGCCGTCCTTGTCGAGTGCCGTGCGCGGGCTCAGGCCGCGTCCGAACGGCCGACGAACCGCAAGGCGGCGGCGATCATCGTCACGATCTGGATCGCGGCCGCGGGACTCCTGATCTGGCTCGCGTACCGCGCGTTCGCCTAG